Proteins encoded together in one Halalkaliarchaeum sp. AArc-CO window:
- a CDS encoding CBS domain-containing protein, translating to MELPTPQDLRERRTELELTQSELADAAGVSQPLIARIEGGDVDPRLSTLRRIVAALDEAEGEVVRAKDLMHESVVSVEPDDAVSEAVDLMEREAYSQLPVLQNGVPVGSISQSDVIHAGGNVGNEPVSEIMSESFPTVSQDVTVDEIRNLLDHYKAVVVTEGGEAVGIITEADIAAHLS from the coding sequence ATGGAACTGCCGACGCCGCAGGACTTGCGCGAGCGGCGGACCGAGCTCGAACTCACCCAGAGCGAACTCGCAGACGCCGCCGGAGTTTCACAGCCGCTCATCGCCCGGATCGAAGGCGGAGACGTCGACCCACGACTGTCGACGCTCCGACGGATCGTGGCCGCCCTCGACGAGGCGGAAGGGGAGGTCGTTCGTGCAAAGGACCTGATGCACGAGTCCGTGGTGAGCGTCGAGCCGGACGACGCCGTAAGCGAGGCAGTCGACCTGATGGAGCGGGAGGCGTACTCCCAGCTGCCGGTGTTGCAAAACGGCGTGCCGGTCGGTTCGATCAGCCAGAGCGACGTCATCCACGCCGGCGGGAACGTCGGAAACGAACCCGTAAGCGAGATTATGAGCGAATCGTTCCCGACGGTGTCACAGGACGTGACCGTCGACGAGATTCGCAACCTGCTGGACCACTACAAGGCGGTCGTCGTCACCGAGGGGGGCGAAGCCGTCGGAATCATCACCGAGGCCGACATTGC